In Aureibaculum algae, the following are encoded in one genomic region:
- a CDS encoding endonuclease/exonuclease/phosphatase family protein — MKQFINLFNFTFISMVILSSINTSAQESETNFKVMTYNIWNGFDWGKDTIRKENWIKWIKSENPDVLALQELCGYDQKKLKEDALKWGHEYVQILKTEGYPVGITSKKPIMLKERVIDNFWHGFLHCQTYGIDFFVVHLSPADVDFRLKEAHILAEKIKKVKSEKFIVLGDFNAHSPFDEDLLKRNKSLQQHYLNDKNESNYSNLRLGEFDYSVISAFLAIPAIDVSKNFIEINNRFTYPTPVLIGTYQTATEVIQNKQRIDYILTSPIMSKSCKNVTIFNEGKPEGLSDHYPIMAEFNFENK, encoded by the coding sequence ATGAAACAATTCATTAATCTATTTAATTTCACTTTTATCTCTATGGTAATTTTGTCTTCCATAAATACTAGTGCACAAGAGTCCGAAACGAATTTTAAAGTAATGACCTATAATATTTGGAATGGTTTCGACTGGGGTAAAGATACTATAAGAAAGGAAAATTGGATTAAATGGATTAAGAGTGAAAATCCAGATGTTCTAGCATTACAAGAGTTATGCGGTTATGATCAGAAAAAACTTAAAGAGGATGCTCTAAAATGGGGACATGAATATGTGCAAATATTAAAAACTGAAGGGTATCCAGTTGGTATTACTTCAAAGAAACCAATCATGTTAAAGGAACGTGTTATCGATAATTTTTGGCATGGTTTTTTACATTGCCAAACTTATGGCATTGATTTCTTCGTGGTCCATTTATCGCCAGCTGATGTAGATTTTAGGCTAAAAGAAGCACATATTCTTGCTGAAAAAATTAAAAAAGTAAAGAGTGAGAAATTTATTGTTCTTGGAGATTTCAATGCACATTCTCCATTTGATGAAGATTTGTTAAAACGTAATAAAAGTTTGCAGCAGCATTACTTAAACGATAAGAATGAAAGTAATTATTCTAACCTGAGGCTTGGAGAATTTGATTATTCCGTTATTTCAGCTTTCTTAGCAATACCTGCAATCGATGTTAGTAAGAATTTTATTGAAATAAATAATAGATTTACATACCCTACCCCAGTATTAATTGGAACCTATCAAACGGCTACTGAGGTTATTCAAAATAAACAACGAATAGATTATATCTTAACTAGCCCAATTATGTCTAAATCATGTAAGAATGTGACTATTTTTAACGAAGGAAAACCAGAAGGTTTATCAGATCATTATCCTATAATGGCTGAATTTAATTTTGAGAATAAATAA
- a CDS encoding 3-keto-disaccharide hydrolase: MKKSMTLLIVLCLTLSCKKDSKKDVESKETAQTENKTSNDWITLFDGVSTKGWRAYNGDALPPGWIVKDSVLTFDTELGLEQDYKGGKDIIYGDEEFDNFELYVEWKIPEGGNSGIFYHLKENIPNAGPPNIAPEYQLIDDENYAKIHSLTEYNTSLGYENPSELHPLQSTAADYAMYPANPENKQLNPTGEWNSTRILFTPEKAEYWLNGKKVVEFVPWSEDWYAKKNAGKWKEEKLYGTFKTGYIGFQDHSSPIWFRNIKLRKL, translated from the coding sequence ATGAAAAAATCAATGACACTTTTAATTGTTCTTTGTTTAACTCTTTCTTGTAAAAAGGATTCAAAAAAAGATGTGGAAAGTAAAGAAACAGCACAAACTGAAAATAAAACTTCTAATGATTGGATTACGCTGTTTGATGGTGTAAGTACTAAAGGTTGGCGAGCGTATAATGGTGATGCCTTACCTCCGGGGTGGATAGTAAAAGATAGTGTTTTAACTTTTGATACTGAGCTTGGTTTAGAGCAGGATTATAAAGGTGGGAAAGATATTATTTACGGTGACGAAGAATTTGACAATTTTGAATTGTATGTTGAATGGAAAATTCCTGAAGGAGGAAATAGTGGAATATTTTATCACCTTAAAGAAAATATTCCAAATGCAGGGCCACCAAACATTGCCCCAGAATATCAACTGATAGATGATGAAAATTATGCTAAAATTCACAGCCTTACCGAATATAACACAAGTTTAGGATATGAAAATCCTTCGGAACTACACCCATTACAATCAACTGCTGCTGATTATGCTATGTATCCTGCTAATCCAGAGAATAAACAACTAAATCCGACAGGGGAGTGGAACAGTACGCGTATCCTGTTTACGCCAGAAAAAGCTGAGTATTGGTTAAATGGGAAGAAAGTGGTCGAATTTGTTCCATGGTCAGAAGACTGGTATGCTAAAAAGAATGCTGGTAAATGGAAAGAAGAAAAATTGTATGGAACTTTTAAGACCGGTTATATTGGTTTTCAAGATCATTCAAGTCCAATTTGGTTCAGAAATATTAAATTAAGAAAACTTTAA
- a CDS encoding curli production assembly/transport component CsgF, with translation MKKLTPFLLFFIPGIIAAQQLVYSPTNPSFLGGNPFNASWLLSSAESQNKFKEDDGSGEQATELEQFTASLNRQLLSSLTNDLFNNTFGDESFKEGTFTFGSLVVDLVPTTTGLSIGILDTTTGEQSNIFIPN, from the coding sequence ATGAAAAAATTAACCCCTTTTTTACTGTTTTTTATACCTGGTATAATAGCGGCACAACAATTAGTCTATAGTCCAACGAACCCTTCATTTTTGGGTGGAAATCCTTTCAATGCTTCGTGGCTATTAAGTTCGGCAGAATCTCAAAATAAGTTTAAAGAAGATGATGGTAGTGGCGAACAAGCGACAGAATTAGAACAATTTACCGCGAGTTTAAATCGTCAATTACTGAGTTCATTAACCAATGATTTATTTAATAATACTTTCGGAGATGAATCATTTAAAGAGGGGACCTTTACTTTTGGTAGTTTAGTAGTTGATCTTGTGCCAACAACTACAGGTTTATCTATCGGTATTTTGGATACAACTACCGGAGAACAGTCCAATATATTCATTCCAAATTAA
- a CDS encoding CsgE family curli-type amyloid fiber assembly protein — protein sequence MNFRRLFFTGFCLFFCTIFMAQENNIAVKAVLKVENSEGLINIDGYAENTDNIYQSDLEYLLLSLKYGKNGNLSKNSQAGIFSLSPNESQKLSTLKINIQPNEEIKLFLYIRKEKLLISKDTLVISNKKKTEFNQAEAENFEIMGLVVDDVITKLGKDFYDYFYQKYSSSSLKYPFIINVNEKPMIGINSEITITIDDTDVYKTTTNPNQEYLEIMAQQAIFAINTYAQKRLLLAKRKIRF from the coding sequence ATGAATTTTAGACGCTTGTTTTTTACAGGATTTTGTTTGTTTTTTTGTACCATATTTATGGCACAAGAAAATAATATTGCGGTAAAAGCAGTTTTAAAAGTAGAAAATTCAGAAGGGTTGATTAATATTGATGGGTATGCGGAAAATACAGACAATATCTATCAATCTGATCTCGAATATTTATTATTATCTCTTAAATATGGAAAAAATGGTAATCTTTCTAAAAACTCTCAAGCGGGTATATTTTCACTTTCACCAAATGAAAGTCAAAAATTATCAACGCTAAAAATTAATATTCAACCAAATGAAGAAATTAAATTGTTTTTGTACATACGAAAAGAAAAACTTTTAATTTCGAAAGACACGCTAGTTATATCAAATAAAAAAAAAACTGAATTCAATCAAGCAGAAGCTGAAAATTTTGAAATAATGGGTTTAGTTGTCGATGATGTTATAACGAAATTAGGCAAAGATTTTTACGATTATTTTTATCAAAAATACAGTTCAAGTAGTTTAAAATACCCTTTCATTATCAATGTAAATGAAAAACCTATGATTGGTATTAATAGTGAAATTACAATAACTATAGATGATACAGATGTTTATAAAACAACTACAAACCCGAATCAAGAATATTTAGAAATTATGGCACAACAGGCAATTTTTGCCATAAATACCTATGCTCAGAAACGCTTATTATTAGCCAAGAGAAAAATAAGATTTTAA
- a CDS encoding Gfo/Idh/MocA family protein, whose protein sequence is MDKRKFIKISSLGALGIAISPSLAMCKNKTKKGEEAEIQLNENGRLRVAHIGVGNMGAADLNAISSHDMVDMVALCDVDSNYLAAAKKLHPNAKTYADYRVMFKEMSDKFDAVIVSTPDHTHAPASMMAMEKGKAVYCQKPLTHHVSEARAMRKIAEEKDLVTQMGIQVHSFYDYKLATLLIQSGIIGKVHTVRAWSPKNWGYDGPEPKGSDPVPETLDWNLWLGTSAERPYKEGVYHPGNWRKLLDYGCGTLGDMGVHIFDTPYNALELDVPKTILNECRKPTGFGFPENNIVTYEFPQTKFTAETLKWVWYDGPGAPKDHEDLKLPGSNTAKAESKKVKEATLDEKMSLETKVEGDGKLPDQGAMFIGEKGRLLLPHFMQLPRKIVDGKYVDISEEIAAISKEHNLGEPIRNYDSEGEKHYHQFVDACLGKDKCTAPFSYASRLTETILLGVIAGRFPNKTLHWDSEKAKFSEDEVNALLEAPYREF, encoded by the coding sequence ATGGATAAGAGAAAATTTATAAAAATAAGTAGTTTAGGAGCATTGGGTATTGCCATTTCCCCATCATTAGCGATGTGTAAAAATAAGACGAAAAAAGGTGAAGAGGCAGAAATTCAACTGAATGAAAATGGACGCTTAAGAGTTGCACACATAGGTGTTGGTAATATGGGTGCAGCAGATCTTAATGCTATTTCTAGTCATGATATGGTAGATATGGTTGCACTTTGTGATGTAGATTCGAACTATTTAGCAGCAGCAAAAAAGTTACATCCCAATGCTAAAACATATGCGGATTATCGCGTAATGTTTAAAGAAATGTCTGATAAATTTGATGCTGTAATTGTTTCTACACCAGATCATACGCATGCACCGGCATCAATGATGGCAATGGAAAAAGGAAAGGCTGTGTATTGTCAAAAACCCTTAACGCATCACGTGTCAGAAGCTAGAGCAATGCGAAAAATTGCAGAAGAGAAAGATTTGGTGACACAGATGGGTATTCAAGTTCACTCTTTTTACGATTATAAATTAGCAACTTTACTTATTCAATCAGGTATTATTGGTAAAGTGCATACAGTAAGAGCATGGTCGCCTAAAAATTGGGGTTATGATGGCCCTGAGCCTAAAGGTTCGGACCCTGTACCAGAAACGTTGGATTGGAATTTATGGTTAGGTACATCGGCAGAAAGACCATATAAAGAAGGTGTTTATCATCCTGGGAATTGGAGAAAATTATTAGATTATGGCTGTGGTACCTTGGGAGATATGGGGGTACATATTTTTGACACACCATACAATGCCTTGGAGCTTGACGTTCCAAAAACGATACTTAACGAATGCAGAAAACCAACAGGTTTTGGATTTCCAGAAAACAATATTGTAACTTATGAATTTCCGCAAACTAAATTCACAGCAGAAACCTTAAAATGGGTTTGGTATGATGGACCAGGAGCTCCTAAAGACCATGAAGATTTAAAATTGCCAGGAAGTAATACTGCAAAAGCTGAATCTAAGAAAGTTAAGGAAGCAACGTTAGATGAAAAAATGTCCTTAGAAACAAAAGTGGAAGGTGATGGTAAGTTGCCAGATCAAGGAGCTATGTTTATTGGTGAAAAAGGGCGTTTACTTTTACCTCACTTTATGCAATTACCTAGAAAAATTGTAGATGGAAAATATGTAGATATATCTGAAGAAATTGCTGCGATAAGTAAGGAGCATAACTTGGGAGAGCCCATTCGAAATTATGATTCAGAGGGAGAAAAGCATTACCATCAATTTGTCGATGCTTGTTTAGGTAAAGATAAATGTACGGCACCTTTTTCTTATGCTTCACGTTTAACGGAAACTATTTTGTTAGGGGTTATTGCCGGTCGTTTTCCAAATAAAACCTTGCATTGGGATAGCGAAAAAGCTAAATTTTCTGAAGATGAAGTAAATGCGTTGTTGGAGGCTCCTTACAGGGAGTTTTAG
- a CDS encoding cytochrome c oxidase assembly factor Coa1 family protein, whose amino-acid sequence MNELIEHKSWWQRNWKWLTPMVAIFLMGIGLISSSEIGENISDITRAYADTDLVDNALQKAQENEEVIALLGTLEPLDKLAILEGVVQYSNDYDSIDFSFRVKGSNGKGRMLIFANKNGNAWEYKEVVIGIKKLNKTIIIIERKE is encoded by the coding sequence ATGAACGAATTAATTGAACATAAAAGTTGGTGGCAACGGAATTGGAAATGGCTTACTCCAATGGTCGCAATATTCTTAATGGGTATTGGACTAATTTCCTCTTCAGAAATTGGAGAAAACATCTCTGACATAACAAGGGCATATGCGGATACTGATCTAGTAGATAATGCACTACAAAAAGCACAAGAAAATGAAGAGGTTATAGCACTTTTAGGAACACTGGAACCTCTTGACAAATTAGCTATTTTAGAGGGTGTTGTGCAATACTCAAATGATTACGACTCTATTGATTTTAGCTTTCGGGTAAAAGGTTCTAATGGAAAAGGAAGAATGTTGATTTTTGCCAACAAAAATGGAAATGCTTGGGAATATAAAGAAGTTGTTATTGGAATTAAAAAGCTCAATAAAACGATAATAATAATTGAAAGAAAAGAGTAA
- a CDS encoding metallophosphoesterase: protein MRKLTLTLLITFSFFLNKIYAQSGQPKLENEASWTMIVLPDPQTYIKFEQNQPIFSLMTRWIKRNKEKLNIELVLCQGDLVEQNNIPVGDGVNGDQNSNQQWSAVREAFSVLDTIVPYILCAGNHDYGSKSAENRYSQLNSYFSPNQMESTSSILTGMMPNFSGEQTLENAYYEFVSPHNVKYLIASLEFNPRDTIVKQSEAIFAREKYKDYKGVVLTHSYMKSMTNDNALIEKEGYKVKDVTHGKKLWETLIAPSKNIEMVFCGHIGGTGGFTENVGYRKEKNAGQKDVHQMVFNAQADGGGWHGNGGDGWLRILEFLPDKQTIIIKTFSPFFGISPSTIEKSWRNESYDSFSIKLN from the coding sequence ATGAGAAAATTAACCCTTACACTACTCATTACTTTTAGTTTTTTTCTAAATAAAATTTATGCACAGTCTGGTCAACCAAAATTAGAAAATGAGGCATCATGGACAATGATTGTATTACCTGACCCTCAAACTTATATTAAATTTGAACAAAATCAACCGATATTTTCATTGATGACAAGGTGGATAAAACGGAATAAGGAAAAACTAAATATTGAACTTGTTTTATGCCAAGGTGACTTAGTAGAGCAAAATAACATACCAGTAGGAGATGGAGTGAATGGAGATCAAAATAGCAATCAGCAATGGTCGGCAGTTAGAGAAGCGTTTTCTGTTTTAGATACCATTGTACCATATATTTTGTGTGCTGGAAATCATGATTATGGTAGTAAGTCTGCTGAAAATCGTTATTCTCAACTGAATTCTTATTTTTCTCCAAATCAAATGGAATCAACAAGTAGTATTTTAACAGGAATGATGCCTAATTTTTCAGGTGAGCAGACATTAGAAAATGCCTATTATGAATTTGTTTCACCTCATAATGTTAAATACCTTATAGCCTCGTTGGAGTTTAATCCGAGAGATACAATTGTTAAGCAGAGCGAAGCCATTTTTGCAAGAGAAAAATATAAAGACTATAAGGGAGTTGTTTTGACACATAGTTATATGAAATCCATGACAAATGATAATGCCTTAATTGAAAAAGAAGGATATAAAGTTAAAGATGTTACGCACGGTAAAAAATTGTGGGAGACATTAATTGCCCCGTCTAAAAATATTGAAATGGTATTTTGTGGGCATATTGGAGGTACAGGAGGGTTTACTGAAAACGTTGGTTACAGAAAGGAAAAGAATGCAGGGCAAAAAGATGTACACCAAATGGTGTTTAATGCTCAGGCCGATGGAGGTGGATGGCATGGAAATGGGGGTGATGGATGGTTGCGGATATTAGAATTTCTTCCAGATAAGCAAACCATTATAATAAAAACTTTTTCTCCTTTTTTCGGGATATCTCCTTCTACAATAGAAAAATCTTGGCGTAATGAATCTTATGATAGTTTCAGCATTAAACTAAATTAA